A single genomic interval of Plasmodium vivax scf_4794 genomic scaffold, whole genome shotgun sequence harbors:
- a CDS encoding variable surface protein Vir32, putative (encoded by transcript PVX_044190A), with product MTSGALYKFTPLGNMLRNRFGWSNNMRNFNGGDNGLFDYASESFNPFSVGGEEHYIGYHPA from the exons CTATGACTTCTGGTgctttatataaa TTTACACCCTTAGGAAACATGTTACGTAATAGATTTGGATGGAGTAATAATATGAGAAATTTTAACGGAGGAGACAATGGATTATTTGATTATGCATCAGAATCATTTAATCCATTTTCAGTGGGTGGAGAAGAACATTATATTGGATATCATccagcataa